A window from Podospora bellae-mahoneyi strain CBS 112042 chromosome 1 map unlocalized CBS112042p_1, whole genome shotgun sequence encodes these proteins:
- a CDS encoding uncharacterized protein (EggNog:ENOG503Q4UQ; COG:S) produces the protein MSDSEDIIDLPEEGGDDLFGDEGDEVMSDQGNVLSDRDLESDREDDRDRIEDEDDYPREDRDSHHLAESIPLYRHRIPKSKDNTLHNLKVPNFLKFNPVEYKPDEWQPSKWELNNANSEHPIPSIMWRRDPKTGKLKSNANIHRWSDGSTTLQIGDDHYEITSNSLVGPPNEPYQDVKDAHEYAAAAHLTTNSLLIVGHYTEQYSIKPPEELQDAAFDRLVAGLNMNKKESTTSRLIATNEDPERKKREAELAEKERAKNQRRRETAAARSEGAGSRYKGGALSIGDLEGRRGAGGSRKRGAPGGAKKKHRRPEYDSDDDLPSGARRTDNYDMDDGFLVGSDEDDDVVEDDEEEDILDDEDEDERPRAKRQRTADPEEDADGDDDDAPAASHRRRRRVVNDDDDE, from the exons ATGTCCGACTCGGAGGATATTATCGACCTCcccgaggagggtggtgacgaCCTTTTTGGAGACGAGGGGGACGAGGTGATGTCGGATCAGGGCAATGTGCTTAGCGATCGCGACCTGGAATCGGACAGAGAGGATGACCGCGACCGcattgaagatgaggacgatTATCCGCGTGAGGATAGAGACTCTCACCACCTGGCCGAATCGATCCCTCTCTACCGGCATCGAATCCCAAAATCAAAAGACAACACG CTTCACAACCTCAAAGTACCAAACTTCCTCAAGTTCAACCCAGTGGAATACAAACCCGACGAGTGGCAGCCTTCCAAGTGGGAGCTCAACAATGCCAATTCCGAacaccccatcccatcaaTCATGTGGCGCCGCGATCCCAAGACGGGGAAGCTTAAGAGCAATGCCAACATTCACAGATGGAGCGATGGTTCCACGACCCTCCAGATCGGAGACGATCACTACGAGATCACATCCAACTCACTCGTCGGACCGCCTAATGAGCCGTATCAAGACGTTAAGGATGCACATGAATACGCGGCAGCTGCTCATCTAACGACCAATTCCTTGTTAATCGTCGGTCACTACACCGAGCAATACTCCATCAAGCCTCCCGAGGAACTCCAGGATGCCGCCTTCGACCGCCTGGTGGCAGGTCTTAATatgaacaagaaggagagcaccaccagcaggcTCATCGCCACCAACGAGGACCCCGAGCgcaagaagagggaggctgAGCTCGCCGAGAAGGAACGGGCAAAGAACCAGCGCCGTCGGGAGACAGCGGCTGCGCGCTCTGAGGGAGCAGGGAGTCGGTACAAGGGCGGGGCTCTTTCCATTGGTGACTTGGAGGGTAGGCGTGGAGCGGGAGGATCCAGGAAACGTGGTGCGCCGGGCGgagccaagaagaagcatcGCCGTCCTGAATATGATTCTGACGATGATCTTCCCAGCGGGGCGCGCCGCACGGACAACTACGACATGGACGACGGGTTTTTGGTCGGTAgtgacgaagatgatgatgtcgtcgaggatgacgaggaggaggatattctggatgatgaggatgaggatgagaggccgagggcgaAGAGGCAGAGGACGGCTGAcccggaggaggatgctgatggggatgatgatgacgccCCGGCTGCTTCTCATCGCCGCAGGAGGCGGGTTGttaatgatgatgatgacgaataG
- the RAD2 gene encoding DNA repair protein rad2 (EggNog:ENOG503NU64; COG:L; BUSCO:EOG09260B3H), with the protein MGVQGLWTVVQPCARPTNLATLNRKRLAVDASIWIYQFLKAVRDKEGNALRNSHIVGFFRRLCKLLWYGVKPVFVFDGGAPALKRATLQGRRRRREGRREDAARTAGKLLAVQMHRLAEEEEEKRQRRMAGADDDEQEELPSMENIVYADELGLSKQERQRNRKFHKQDAYHLPELQNGIEAMGKPDDPRIMSVEELEEYARQFNSGENINLYDFSKIDFDGEFFKTLPPADRYNILNAARLRSRLRMGLSKEQLDVMFPDRMAFSRFQIERVKERNYLTQRLMLEMGMTSTDMTVNASRVAGDRNREYILVKNEGAEGGWALGVVTRDKDKGKAHKPIDVDALDFQYQNPDDEDEWEDEEFEDVPIEGLNRLPKITSRAAYERAQNFGSARQQLYNSLQGDEGEEDDDEALFVNDGEVMAAEDEELNRAIALSLEQNHGVSKEKEDEDEDEEFEDVPAPKWTQRAAPEVSRPITSTSGTMIAHIVNNRANAAVKKPQEKDDSDSDSDGDLHTALAAARKKQPKPKPVQKSNVKNSFNGPLPFEKLDWRSAFGGSKPSAPAPKPTAAVETTEKPRQVETGDLEAESDEEAGGFIKEPSETAKAEKPVVSEKKEDDEPLPLPPWLTDNTDITEHVRRQQQIENQQNAEDEELAQFHQLQRRREQYVEIESSSDDDSDIEILDAPPESIVQTLLRARSPPGRPGASLPSLQDDLDKKTASNDAEQNPAAATTPPPAEEFESDESPMELDAVGKQPSETAPPASAPQESEDEDVEFEDVVVPSTGEPSAAPSAIAIDDTEAFLESGDEAPDLPPSEQSRIEGLASAINSDEIFTRDDSPEYDEFYDPEEEELLAQMAEEAEEHARFASQLNNKTQRENQEAYEQELRALRTQQKKDRRDADEVTQVMVTECQALLRLFGVPYITAPMEAEAQCAELVRLNLVDGIVTDDSDTFLFGGTRVYKNMFNSNKFVECYLLRDLEDELELSREQLIALAQLLGSDYTEGIPGIGPVTAVEILSEFPGREGLSDFKTWWEDVQSGKRPKEADASSPFRRKFRKGQATKLFLPLGFPSPAVFDAYLHPEVDSSQEQFQWGVPDLEGLRQFLMSTIGWSKERTDEVLVPVIRDVNRREAEGTQANITRYFEGGVGSGTQREAFAPRRVGRGGGGSKRMAEAVGRLKARRRAVGGGGLSMEMPVAIPAEKGKGKRKGRKRKAREAEIVEEEEVVGEEDEVAREDEEVDDDDDEDDDDDVVVVAGRSKGGKGEGKATAGRGRGRGRGKRSKA; encoded by the coding sequence ATGGGTGTTCAAGGCCTCTGGACCGTCGTGCAGCCATGCGCCCGCCCGACAAACCTCGCGACGCTTAACCGGAAGCGACTCGCTGTCGATGCCTCGATTTGGATCTACCAGTTTCTCAAAGCTGTCCGCGACAAGGAAGGGAATGCGCTGCGAAACAGTCACATTGTGGGCTTCTTTCGACGCTTGTGTAAGCTGTTGTGGTATGGAGTCAAGCCAGTGTTTGTGTTTGACGGCGGGGCACCGGCTTTGAAAAGAGCAACTTTgcaggggagaaggaggagacgggaaGGGCGAAGAGAGGATGCTGCGCGCACGGCGGGGAAGCTGCTCGCTGTGCAGATGCACAGgctggcggaagaggaggaggaaaagaggcagaggaggatggcgggtgcggatgatgacgagcaggaggagctgcCGAGTATGGAGAATATTGTCTATGCGGACGAGCTGGGGCTTTCTAAGCAGGAGCGCCAGAGGAATCGCAAGTTTCACAAGCAGGATGCGTATCATCTCCCGGAGTTGCAGAACGGGATAGAGGCTATGGGGAAGCCAGACGATCCGAGGATCATGAgcgtggaggagctggaggagtaTGCGAGGCAGTTCAACAGTGGGGAGAACATCAATCTTTATGACTTTAGCAAGATTGACTTTGATGGGGAGTTCTTCAAGACCTTGCCGCCGGCTGACAGATACAATATTCTGAATGCTGCTAGGTTACGAAGTAGGCTGAGAATGGGCCTCAGCAAGGAGCAGTTGGACGTGATGTTTCCCGACCGGATGGCCTTCTCGAGATTCCAGATTGAGAGGGTCAAGGAAAGAAACTATCTCACCCAGCGGCTCATGCTTGAGATGGGCATGACGAGCACTGACATGACTGTCAACGCCAGCCGCGTTGCTGGCGACCGAAACCGCGAGTACATCTTGGTCAAGAATGAAGGCGCCGAGGGTGGCTGGGCTCTTGGTGTTGTCACGAGGGACAAAGACAAGGGCAAAGCCCATAAGCCTATCGACGTCGATGCCTTGGACTTTCAGTATCAAAATCcggacgacgaagacgagtgggaagacgaggagtTTGAAGACGTTCCTATCGAAGGTCTCAACCGTCTCCCCAAGATCACGAGCCGTGCTGCCTACGAACGAGCTCAAAACTTTGGCTCTGCACGACAACAGCTCTACAACTCCCTGCAGGGTGatgaaggcgaagaagacgacgacgaagctCTATTCGTCAatgatggtgaggtgatggcggccgaggatgaagagcTCAACCGAGCTATTGCGCTGTCACTGGAACAAAACCATGGTGTGagcaaggagaaggaagacgaagacgaggatgaagagtTTGAAGACGTGCCCGCGCCCAAGTGGACTCAGAGAGCGGCTCCGGAAGTATCGAGACCAATCACAAGTACCAGCGGGACCATGATTGCGCATATTGTAAACAACAGAGCGAATGCTGCTGTGAAGAAACCCCAGGAAAAAGACGACAGCGACAGTGATAGCGATGGAGATTTGCACAcggcgctggcggcggcgagaaAGAAGCAGCCAAAGCCAAAGCCTGTCCAAAAATCAAACGTCAAGAACTCATTCAACGGCCCCCTTCCATTCGAGAAACTTGATTGGCGAAGCGCGTTTGGGGGGTCGAAGCCTTCCGCTCCGGCGCCAAAGCCTACAGCTGCTGTCGAGACAACAGAGAAGCCTCGGCAAGTAGAGACTGGTGATCTGGAAGCGGAATCCGACGAGGAGGCTGGAGGGTTCATCAAAGAACCGAGCGAGACTGCCAAGGCTGAAAAGCCCGTCGTATCTGAAAAAAAGGAAGACGATGAGCCTCTCCCACTACCACCATGGCTTACGGACAATACGGATATCACAGAGCATGTCCGACGTCAGCAGCAAATCGAAAACCAACAgaatgccgaggatgaggagctgGCACAGTTCCATCAGCTCCAAAGGCGGAGAGAACAATATGTGGAAATCGAGTCCTCGAGTGACGATGACAGTGATATCGAGATTCTGGATGCACCACCCGAATCCATAGTTCAGACGCTGCTCCGTGCCAGGTCTCCACCGGGAAGACCAGGCGCCAGCTTGCCTTCATTGCAAGATGACCTTGACAAAAAGACAGCCTCGAATGATGCGGAACAAaatccagcagcagccacaacacctcctccagcagaaGAGTTTGAAAGCGACGAGAGCCCCATGGAGCTGGATGCTGTCGGGAAGCAGCCTTCAGAGACCGCCCCTCCTGCTTCGGCTCCTCAAGAGtctgaagacgaggatgTGGAGTTTGAAGACGTGGTCGTTCCTTCAACGGGAGAGCCATCTGCCGCCCCATCAGCTATCGCCATCGACGATACCGAGGCCTTTTTGGAAAGCGGTGATGAGGCTCCCGATCTCCCGCCTTCAGAACAGTCCAGAATCGAGGGGCTGGCCTCTGCTATCAACTCGGACGAGATCTTCACCCGGGATGACTCCCCAGAATACGACGAGTTCTACGAccccgaagaagaagaactcCTCGCCCAAATGGCCGAAGAAGCGGAGGAACACGCCCGGTTCGCCAGCCAACTAAACAACAAAACCCAACGCGAGAACCAAGAAGCCTACGAGCAGGAACTCCGCGCCCTCCGCACCCAGCAAAAGAAAGACCGTCGCGACGCAGACGAAGTCACCCAGGTCATGGTAACAGAATGccaagccctcctccgcctctttGGTGTCCCATACATCACGGCACCGATGGAAGCAGAAGCCCAATGCGCCGAACTGGTGCGCCTCAATCTCGTCGACGGGATCGTCACCGACGACTCGGACACCTTCCTTTTTGGCGGCACCCGAGTATACAAGAACAtgttcaacagcaacaagttTGTCGAGTGCTACCTCCTCCGTGACCTGGAAGATGAGCTCGAGCTTTCGAGAGAGCAGCTTATTGCACTGGCCCAGCTCCTAGGGTCAGATTACACCGAGGGCATCCCGGGTATCGGCCCCGTCACGGCCGTGGAGATCCTATCTGAATTCCCAGGTCGGGAGGGTCTCTCCGATTTCAAGACGTGGTGGGAGGACGTCCAAAGCGGGAAACGCCCCAAGGAGGCGGATGCTTCTTCCCCCTTTCGCAGAAAATTCAGAAAGGGTCAGGCTACCAAGTTGTTTCTCCCGTTGGGGTTCCCTTCACCGGCGGTGTTTGACGCTTATTTGCATCCAGAGGTGGATTCCTCCCAGGAGCAGTTTCAATGGGGGGTGCCGGATCTGGAAGGGTTGAGACAGTTTCTGATGAGCACGATTGGGTGGAGCAAGGAGAGGACGGATGAAGTGCTTGTGCCGGTGATAAGGGATGTGAATAGACGGGAGGCGGAAGGGACGCAGGCGAATATTACGAGgtattttgaggggggtgtcGGGAGCGGGACGCAGAGGGAGGCGTTCgcgccgaggagggtgggaaggggtgggggggggagtaagaggatggcggaggcggtggggaggttgaaggctaggaggagggcggtgggcggtggggggTTGTCGATGGAGATGCCGGTTGCTATTCCtgcggagaaggggaaggggaagaggaaggggaggaagaggaaggcgagggaaGCGGAgattgttgaggaagaagaggttgtgggtgaagaggatgaggtggcgcgggaggatgaagaggtcgatgatgatgatgatgaagatgatgatgatgatgttgttgtggtcgCTGGCAGGAGTAAAGGAGGCAAAGGAGAGGGGAAAGCGACTGCTGGTAGAGGGAGGGGACGTGGTCGAGGGAAGCGATCCAAGGCATAG
- the LSP1 gene encoding lipid-binding protein (EggNog:ENOG503NWMJ; COG:S): MHRTYSMRATRAPTASQIQNPPPPPSTTKSGRFFKGGLGHALRGKTAGAFGPDLAKKLAQLVKMEKNVMRSLELVAKERMEVAQQLSIWGEACDEDVSDVTDKLGVLLYEIGELEDQYVDRYDQYRVTMKSIRNIEASVQPSRDRKQKITDQIAQLKYKEPNSPRIVVLEQELVRAEAESLVAEAQLSNITREKIKAAYTYQFDALREHCEKVAIIAGYGKHLLELIDDTPVTPGETRAAYDGYEASKAIIQDCEDALTNWVTQKAAVSAKLSTRARTLSTRRRNNIKARSEGLDLSGQDAPLNDQDGWVPAGHHQHHKDEYSEDEDEDEDELEGRTSHSVLGSEAGLNGGETRGRSQEAVVA, from the exons ATGCATCGAACGTACTCCATGCGCGCCACGAGGGCGCCCACCGCCTCGCAAATCCAG aacccacccccgccgccgtcgaCGACCAAGTCTGGTCGTTTCTTCAAAGGAGGACTCG GGCATGCTCTCAGGGGCAAGACGGCCGGCGCCTTCGGGCCCGACCTCGCCAAGAAGCTGGCACAGCTGgtcaagatggagaagaatgTCATGAGAAGTTTGGAGTTGGTCGCAAAGGAGCGCATGGAAGTAGCT CAACAACTCTCCATTTGGGGCGAGGCCTGCGACGAAGACGTTTCGGATGTCACGGACAAGCTGGGAGTGCTGCTCTACGAAATCGGTGAGCTCGAGGATCAATATGTCGACCGATACGACCAGTACCGCGTCACCATGAAGAGTATTAGGAATATTGAGGCTTCGGTGCAGCCCAGCAGAGACA GAAAGCAAAAAATCACCGATCAAATCGCCCAGCTCAAGTACAAAGaacccaactcccccagAATAGTCGTCCTCGAGCAGGAACTTGTCCGTGCCGAGGCAGAGTCCCTCGTTGCCGAAGCCCagctctccaacatcacccgcgagaagatcaaggccgCCTACACCTACCAATTCGACGCCCTGCGCGAACACTGCGAAAAGGTggccatcatcgccggctACGGAAAGCATCTGCTCGAACTCATCGACGACACCCCCGTCACACCAGGTGAAACCCGCGCTGCGTACGACGGCTACGAGGCTAGCAAGGCCATTATCCAAGACTGCGAGGACGCGCTCACCAACTGGGTCACGCAAAAGGCGGCCGTGTCTGCTAAGCTCTCCACTCGCGCCCGGACTCTCTCGACCAGACGCAGGAACAACATCAAGGCGCGCAGTGAGGGCTTGGACCTGTCGGGTCAGGATGCGCCGCTTAATGATCAGGATGGATGGGTTCCTGCGggacatcaccaacatcataAAGATGAGTATagtgaggacgaggacgaggacgaggatgagttAGAGGGGAGAACGAGTCATTCGGTGCTGGGGAGTGAGGCGGGGTTGAACGGAGGGGAGACAAGGGGACGAAGCCAAGAGGCGGTTGTTGCTTAG
- the MNR2 gene encoding CorA metal ion transporter (COG:P; EggNog:ENOG503NTYW), whose translation MEPNAPSTSAHAPRKRKNHRGGKKKKQTRRKSFAGLAPDDVESGLDRPEDMGTGREGFYSRPGRNASNTSLDSDALLDHREQKSFIRPRRPSMMTASGSLLATPGGSRLKHMSRGDTSEEDGEGAPLLSSSVFQRGETFPSYGSGEATLRRSGPGSRHESSRSSSKRRFLGSGNDTYNVNYPPSVPGTPPMRPLDRMDMSFGDALLRDELENGDSQRRDYDEDDHESFHNSPLERRKTIAALQAEEDVCFPQEGLSDIADDELGIRDAHGYRGRARRRRRKWPDIALLNEWSRVEKEGRSEERRVKRMVEPQLINGRLRPVHRGWFQAEEEAPYRFTYFNEEFQSTIHSQTIGELVQPGGSFKELFIPDPPILSDSSESEDEDEDPTVSLSQVLAGQNGDPRIPVRQPSLATSTTANVQHQDFAELRRERTGSANNGRPMSTEPKSHHSEQKAYSGEHTPSRMRSPVPDHVKSPQPDNNSSNNNNNNNNNNFHPTPQKEPKPIRYGERPVWWLDILSPTEQEMKIISKAFGIHPLTAEDIMMQEQREKVELFRHYYFVNYRSFDQDQSSENFMEPVNMYVVVFRECVLSFHFSVTPHPANVRRRIRQLRDYLILSSDWISYAIIDDITDVFGPLIQSIEDEVDDIDDEILQLHSTTAAATTDPYGSRNNKQDGSSNEKRELGDDAEAGRDMLRRVGDCRKKVMSLYRLLGNKADVIKGFAKRCNEHWEVAPRSEIGLYLGDIQDHIVTMTSNLSHYEK comes from the exons ATGGAACCAAATGCGCCTTCAACTTCGGCACACGCGCCACGCAAGAGAAAGAATCACAGGggcggcaagaagaagaagcagactAGAAGAAAGTCATTCGCCGGCCTTGCTCCCGATGACGTTGAGTCCGGACTCGATAGGCCTGAGGATATGGGCACTGGCCGTGAAGGATTCTACTCCAGGCCTGGTCGTAATGCGAGCAACACAAGCCTCGACAGCGATGCTTTGTTAGATCACAG AGAACAGAAATCCTTCATCCGACCCCGACGTCCCTCTATGATGACAGCGAGCGGCTCCCTTCTCGCCACGCCCGGCGGTAGCAGACTGAAGCATATGAGCAGAGGAGACACCAGCGAGGAAGACGGAGAAGGAGCACCGCTCCTATCTAGCTCTGTCTTCCAACGAGGCGAGACATTCCCGAGCTATGGGTCCGGAGAAGCTACTCTTCGAAGAAGCGGTCCCGGCAGTCGTCACGAATCGAGCAGGAGCAGTTCCAAGAGACGCTTCCTCGGATCCGGGAACGATACTTATAATGTCAACTATCCGCCATCGGTGCCGGGAACGCCTCCGATGCGCCCACTGGACCGCATGGATATGAGCTTCGGCGATGCTTTGCTGCGCGACGAGCTTGAAAACGGTGATTCGCAGAGAAGGGATTATGACGAAGACGACCATGAATCGTTCCACAATTCACcattggagaggaggaagacaaTTGCTGCTTTgcaggctgaggaggatgtgtGCTTTCCCCAAGAGGGCCTTTCTGATAtcgccgacgacgagcttGGGATTCGCGATGCTCATGGTTACCGTGGGCGGGCGCGGAGACGTCGCCGCAAGTGGCCAGATATTGCTCTGTTGAATGAATGGAGTAGAGTCGAGAAGGAGGGACGTAGCGAGGAGCGCcgggtgaagaggatggtAGAGCCCCAGCTCATCAATGGCAGACTGCGGCCTGTCCACCGCGGTTGGTTtcaggccgaggaggaagcacCCTACCGGTTCACCTACTTCAACGAAGAGTTCCAAAGCACCATTCACAGCCAGACTATTGGAGAACTGGTCCAGCCCGGAGGCAGTTTCAAGGAGCTGTTCATCCCAGACCCCCCAATCCTGTCAGATTCTTCCGAGAgcgaggacgaagacgaggaccCAACAGTCAGCCTATCACAGGTGTTGGCTGGTCAAAACGGCGACCCTCGAATCCCCGTCCGTCAACCGTCCCTCGCAACTAGCACAACGGCAAACGTTCAACACCAGGATTTCGCCGAGCTTCGAAGAGAACGGACCGGATCCGCTAACAACGGCCGGCCGATGTCGACGGAGCCCAAATCACACCACAGTGAGCAAAAAGCCTACTCTGGGGAgcacaccccctcccgcaTGCGATCCCCCGTACCTGACCATGTCAAATCCCCCCAaccagacaacaacagcagcaacaacaacaacaacaacaacaacaacaacttccaccccaccccccaaaaggAACCCAAGCCCATCCGGTATGGCGAGCGCCCAGTCTGGTGGCTTGACATTCTGAGTCCAACAGAGCAAGAGATGAAGATCATCTCCAAGGCGTTTGGAATCCACCCGTTGACAGCAGAAGACATCATGATGCAGGAGCAGCGAGAGAAGGTGGAACTGTTTCGGCATTACTACTTTGTCAACTACCGGTCTTTTGACCAAGACCAGTCAAGCGAGAATTTCATGGAGCCGGTGAACATGTACGTGGTGGTGTTTAGGGAGTGTGTGCTGAGCTTCCACTTTAGCGTGACGCCCCACCCTGCCAACGTCCGCCGGCGCATCCGACAGCTGAGGGACTATCTGATCCTGTCGTCGGACTGGATCAGCTacgccatcatcgacgaCATCACCGACGTGTTTGGGCCGTTGATTCAGAGCAttgaggacgaggtggacgatATTGATGATGAGATTTTGCAGCTGCACTCGACTACTGCCGCGGCGACGACGGATCCGTATGGTAGCAGGAATAACAAACAGGACGGGAGTAGTAATGAGaagagggagttgggggacgatgccgaggcggggagggacaTGCTGAGGCGGGTGGGGGATTGCAGGAAGAAGGTGATGAGTTTGTATCGGTTGCTGGGGAACAAGGCGGATGTGATCAAGGGGTTTGCTAAAAGGTGTAATGAGCATTGGGAGGTTGCGCCGAGGAGTGAGATTGGGTTGTATTTGGGGGATATTCAGGATCATATTGTGACGATGACGTCGAATTTGAGTCATTATGAGAAGTAA
- the MOB2 gene encoding Maintenance of ploidy protein mob2 (EggNog:ENOG503NYA6; COG:D): MSNLFSGINARFRGQRSPNSPGPEQQQHAQSPVPPPEIQTPTSTTSVKLPPLPTSPSLAETIGMDQSSGMIPTAEEVLTSYHLPPTKPLWLNCNYAKHIVKGNFLTLSAKPKTVEMGEWVAHQVVDHWRMLVTFIRLVHDKEEDGTSICNSRRCPKMSAGANHSFTWLNSRLQPVEIPAYEYLTLVQRYISGKIDDNNIFPCDPSGVSYADNPAFCTPVPESGQEWIGKRSGFPQNFMETCQTIFRQMFRVYAHLYWSHFDDLFALNLEKSMNSCFSHFILTATTLNLLKKADLEPMQPLIDLWAALGTFPQGSKAFEVANLAVGQLLVQKAGGPPQN; this comes from the exons ATGTCCAACCTCTTTTCTGGAAT AAACGCCCGCTTCAGAGGCCAAAGAAGCCCAAACTCACCCGGTCctgaacagcagcagcacgcTCAGtctcctgttcctcctccggaAATCCAAACAcccacttccaccacctcagtCAAGCTCCCACCACTTCCTACTTCGCCATCTCTGGCCGAGACCATCGGCATGGACCAATCAAGTGGCATGATCCCCACCGCAGAGGAGGTTTTGACCTCatatcacctccccccaaccaagcCGCTCTGGCTAAATTGCAACTATGCAAAGCACATTGTCAAGGGTAACTTCTTGACCCTCAGTGCGAAGCCCAAGACTGTGGAGATGGGAGAGTGGGTTGCTCATCAAG TTGTTGACCACTGGCGAATGCTCGTAACATTCATCCGCCTGGTGCACGacaaggaagaggatggaacATCTATCTGCAACTCTAGAAGGTGTCCCAAGATGTCAGCCGGAGC CAACCATTCCTTCACCTGGTTAAACTCCCGGCTCCAACCCGTCGAGATCCCAGCATACGAGTACCTCACCCTCGTACAACGATACATCTCTGGCAAAatcgacgacaacaacattTTCCCCTGCGACCCATCCGGCGTTTCCTACGCCGACAACCCGGCCTTTTGCACCCCCGTCCCAGAATCCGGCCAGGAGTGGATCGGAAAGAGAAGCGGCTTCCCCCAGAACTTCATGGAGACATGCCAGACCATTTTTCGGCAAATGTTCCGGGTTTATGCCCATCTGTACTGGTCCCACTTTGACGACCTGTTTGCCCTGAACCTGGAGAAGTCGATGAACAGCTGCTTTAGCCACTTCATCCTGACGGCCACGACGCTCAACCTCCTTAAGAAGGCGGATCTGGAGCCGATGCAGCCGTTGATTGATTTGTGGGCTGCGCTGGGGACTTTTCCTCAGGGGAGCAAGGCTTTTGAGGTGGCGAACTTGGCGGTGGGACAGCTGTTGGTGCAGAAGGCGGGTGGACCCCCGCAGAACTAG
- a CDS encoding uncharacterized protein (EggNog:ENOG503P769; COG:K), which produces MQPPLFPLSRNNHRGRSKAIMNYDALPTPSSKPEATDFLQTLLNKNLRVGTTDGRMFWGSFKCTDSDCNLVLQHTYEYRPPPLTQLQSAAAAAASSDPQSKKVVMDMTSRYLGLVVVPGQYITKIEVEEFASQLKATERKQQQQSQQQQQQQQQQQQQQQQQQTTTRKAEIS; this is translated from the exons AtgcaaccccccctcttccccctctcccgaAACAACCACCGCGGCCGCTCAAAAGCGATAATGAACTACGacgccctccccaccccctcctccaagcccgaAGCCACCGACTTCCTGCAGACGCTCCTAAACAAGAACCTCAGGGTGGGCACCACGGACGGGaggatgttttgggggagcTTCAAGTGTACTGATTCT gACTGCAATCTCGTCCTCCAACATACCTACGAataccgccccccccccctcacccaactccaatcagccgccgccgccg ccgcaAGCTCAGATCCCCAGTCCAAAAAAGTGGTCATGGATATGACATCCCGCTACCTAGGTCTAGTCGTCGTACCAGGCCAATACATCACAAAGATCGAAGTCGAAGAATTCGCCAGTCAACTCAAGGCCACAGAGCgcaaacagcagcaacagtcacaacaacaacaacaacaacaacaacaacaacaacaacaacaacaacaacaacaaacaacaacacgcaAGGCAGAAATTAGTTAG